acactatctagTTATCTATTTGGTagttttttaatcattttttagtctggttatatgacatgtacataGGCATTTACATATAGTGGTTTGAAATATTAACTTAGTTGAAATATTACCTAATGTTTGATTTTAGGAAGAATTATACTCACGTGTATATCTGTTTAACTTGGAAAAATGTTGTGATTTTGAATGGCTTCCTAAAGATACATTTGAACTTGAAATAGTATGAGGTCATGATGGTATACAATGTTTATATGCATAGTTTATTTGGTAGGAATTGATTAAGTAGTTGAAAATAATTTGAGTGTCAAATTAAGGTACATTAGTTTAGTTGTTTGGAAATTGGTTGATTCTATGTTTTGGTatatgaattggtatgttttagtATGGTTTTGATATAGGTTTTGAGGTGTATTATACACCATTTGAGTTGTGAAAGTTTAGGCATGAAAATAGACCAAAATAGAAGGTTTTGACATATTTGGCACAGAGATATCGATACCATAGATGAAGGTATTGGTACTTAgtatttttcaatcaatttttcaaACATCGAGTTCTAAAATGGTATCTATACCGAactaaagtatcgatacttatatCAGAGTATTGATACTTTACAAGGATATCGATACAATTgatctttgttttatttttacaaaagaaacaaaatcgcAAATTGGTATCGGTACTTTTTAAATGAAGTATTGATACCATAATTTAGGTATCGGTACTATTGATTTTGATCTATTTTCCTAAAACATCGAAGTTAAAAATGGCATCGTTACCTTTACAGAAGTATTGATACTTGGTTTGGAaactttgaaaactttgaaaactttacaatttggtcatattTCATGTTAGCAAatgagcttttgtaagctcgatcAAGTTTCGAAAAACATCGTATGAcatttttatgaaatgttataattatgAATGCGTGTTTTATTGTAACCCCTTAAACCAGACCTAGACGTTACGGCCTAATCTAAGCGATTACATGAGCCATAGTTATGGTGAAAACTTGAGTTGAAGTACGCTGGTTTAATCTTTGAAAAACACGTGCTAGTATTATCTTAAATAcgatatttttaataaaatattaaaataaaccttgtttaatatttgtaaaacaACTTGATGatctttaaattcaaattcgaTAAATTAAGTTTGCGAAAAACGGTTTTCTTAAGAAAATACCAAATTATTTAGTCCATAATAAAAGTCCATGCAAATTGTACGATGTCCAAAGTTAAAAATTCTCATGCCAGAGTTctatagtttaaaataaaataatttcccAAATATTAATACAATCCACAAAATTCTGAAACATAATAGAAatccatatttatataaaaccaTTCACGAGAGCCTCACTGATGACCGCATCCGAGTCCTAACCGCGAGAATTATCTGAAACACATAAGTAATGTGGGTGAGCTTTAAAAAGCCTAGTGTGAGATCAACACAAATATAAtcacatacatatcaaaatatcaatctcAACATATCAATCATCATAATAATCACAAGTTCTATCATTGATATTTATGCATGAACATGTCGATGCATATTTTAAAACGATTTCCTACCCATCTCTGCTACACACCAAtatcgagttccccagaactcgtccatccaataacacaccatttgtggacaagccaccacatagTTGTCAATAAACGGCCACATAATTGTAGATAAATTTCCACGTAACTTCTACCTTTCACAAAACCCatcccatgcatgtgatatgaccACTTGtcaaatttaacacatataattcacttttcacattttcacaGAATAATGCTCATAATCTCATATAAcacatatttctcaattttacaCATATGTATGTAAACATATccacattttcatatatcacataaTATTCGCTTTTATTCACTTAAGCATACTTTAATATActttttcatattaaatcatGGATCTCATCACATACACATATATCACAcatttaaatcatcaacatactAGATAAGCCATGTATCACATAATGTAAAGATGAGATTTGCACACATGTCATCATCACATACATCAACACATCACAAAAAATGCCTTTTATGAAACTAATGGGTTAGGATCACTTATTTGGGTTTCTTCTTGATGAGTGTTTCAACTCGTCTTTGAGTACTTAATGCACtctcaattaattatttaatatcatATCATTAAAATGAAAGTGAACATATTACGCacaaattaaatgtttaaatccCACACCTTATATTGTAGATCTGATTGCCACAATCTTTTTTAACGATTTCACTCGATCTATCTCGCAAAACAACCTAACACATAAGTAACATTTATTAATTAGGATCCTTATTTTCATcacttaaaaaattgattattaagaatctCATCAACACTTACCACACGATTTAAGACTCTCAAAAGGAGGATTTCCAATTGCGAAGTTAGGGATCTCCCCTACATCATTTGGCCCTTCAAAGTCTATATGAAATCGTATTAGTAcgataataaatgaataataaaatattatgttgtCCCTATGGCCACTATACCATTCGGCCATGATATGAAATCACCAAGAGAAATATTTTACGATTCAAATAACCCACACTTACCACTTAATTAAGCCAGAATGGACATTGAATCGAGAAAGGAACAAGATCAATGAGTTGAGCGATCTAAAAGAATTGATAGAGCAAAGAGAATATGTAAGTTAAACAATATAAGAAACGACAAATGGATGAGGCAGGGAAAAGAAGAATTTTGGTCATTGGCAGTGGTGGTGACGGTGGCCTGGCGATGGTTTGGCTACGATGGGGTGCTTTGACGATGAATGAAAAACAATACCAAAGGAGGTTTTGGCGCAAGAGGGGATgagtaagaaaaataaataagaatgaTAGAGAAGAAATTGAGGAGGAGAGGAATCCGCGGTGGCTTGTGGCGGTGGTCACGACGGCGATGGTGGTggtagaaaaagaaagatgagcGAAAAGGCAGTGCTAAGGTGGCTAAAAGGTGTGACGTTGGTGGTGATATGGTCGGTTGTGGTGGAGGAAAAGCAAAGACTAAAAGAAAATAGTGGTGGTTATTTTgcgaaaagagagaaaatagaagagaaaataaatgaaaaagtgaaacaATGGGAGCAATAGGGAGGTAGGGACGACAAAGGGTGGTGAAAGCTTGGTCAACTATGACTAGGTTCAATgaaccacaaaaaaaaaagcaagatATGAAGTTTTGGCAAGGGAAGGAGATATGAAGTAAAAAAGGGGATTATGTTACCTCAACAGATGGTAAGTTTGACTCATAAAGAGGGAAAGAAGTCCTCCTAAACATGGTAACAATGGGGTAGACAGCAAGCACAAggaaattgtgttaaaaaattaaatgaaaatatgagaACAAAAAATCTTGAACTTAATACCTCTAAGAAAGATTAAGAGCACTTAACCACTTGACCActtcacttttttattttaattcctaccacatttattttaaaaacatagtGTGACATTTGCTACAATTTGAGGCAAAATTGCACCACATAGAAAATAGTGtaagagaagggatttgaacacaaGTCATTATGGACAACTCCACCACTACTCAACCActatacttaatatttattaatatcaaaagatcatctaaaataaataaataataaataaattttgggcGACCACTCTCTCAgttcattaacccaatttctactatCCCAGTTTTTGAGATGTGACATTTATGGTATAAATCGATTATTAAATGTTGTAATTGTTCTGATACTAACTGTAGCATTCCATAACTCGGACCTAGTAATCAGGTctggtaaggggtgttacaatttacaATCATTAACTTTTTATAAAGGTTAAGATAGAACATTTTCCCTAGTTTTTATGGTTAAACTAGAACTCTTTAGGTTTTACAAGGCTCAACTAGCAACCCTTTAAATCCCCTTAAGGTTTTCTACTATAAAACCTCAAGCTCACTCATTAATTACAAAGAGAAAATATGTAAACAATAAAGACATCTCAAATGTTTATGTTTACAAGTGATAActctctaaaaaaatttaaatgtgaaTGAAGAAAGATATTACAATAAGCACCTAAGAGACTGTGTACCGGAGAATAtgagaaataatatttgaaGTAAATTATCTTGCTTTCAATGCTTGGATATATCTTTCTTGAGTCTTGAAATGTATTTGACTTGTATTTATACCAAGGAATAAGTTTGTGGACATTTATGATCGTTGGGGATGATTTGAAGTCATTGAAAGCATTAATTTCGAgctgaaaaagtgaaattgcaATCCAAGTCTTGATACTTTTCAAGGGGGTATCAATAACTAGttaaaaaatagtcatttataTCCATTACATGGGTAATTCTTGAGACTTATATGTCAAATCTTGAGACATGGAGGCCAAGTATTGATACTTGCTAAGCAAGTCTCGATGCTTTGCCTTCCAGAAGAGTTTTGAGACTATTGACTAGCAAGTCTCGAGACTTTTAAGCAATGTATCAATACTTGCTAGACAAGTCTTGAACTTTGCCTTACAAACCAATAAATCACATGTGATTTACTTGAGAGATTAGAAGTTAGTGTTTTTTAGCATTTTACAAGTTTATGAAAATGTTTTGATCACTAAACaacttgagaaataaaataaaaatcttaaatgttgttatatCAAAAGTTTGGTATATCAAAGctaacatattatatattttatataatacaaatcaatttgcataatcATGCGATGCACAAGTTGATTGTATCtaaaaagcataaaatataatatattttcatatcatCTATAATTAAGTCATATTTAAGTTGTAACATTATTACTTTATTTCAGTTTGTAATAGatttcaataaaaagaaaaacaaagactTATGGGAGGTTGGAAGCTTCCAACAATTAACCATAGCCTCAATTTTTGAAGGGTCTATAGCTACTATTCATATCATGTATCCCAAATACTCTACCTTAAACTAGCCAAAGAAGCACTTCTCTTGACGAATAATTAATGATGCCTAAGAATATCAAGTGCAAGTGATCAATGTGTTTTTTTGGAGGACTATACACTAGTATGTCATCAAAACACATTAATACAAATTTCCTTAAATAAGGACCAAACACATTACTCATCAAGGATAACAGGTGTATTGCTAAGGCCAAAGGGAGTTACCTTGAATTTATATTGGCCTTGGTGGGTTTTGAAAGCCATTTTAGGGTTATCTTCCTCTTTGATCTAATTTGCCAATAGCTTGATATTAAATCAATCTTAAAGGAGTACTCAACCCCCTTTAGTTCATCCAATAAGTCATCAACCATTATGAttggaaatttatttttcaccctCATAATATTGACTACATATGACACGAAATTTCTCCACTGATTTTTTCTAGTCGAGCCTATTTGACCATCGTACATTGTTAGCATTAGGAAATGAAATAATCAGGAATCTCTTACAAACTCCAATAATTTTGATGCTGAATTGCTTGTAATCAATGCATAACCTTCAAGATTAGTCCTCTTTCCTTGCTAACATGTATGCTGAAGTAAAAAGACTAAAGCTAGTCTGTATCATAGAAGCAGTAAGCATCTCAAATATTTGCCTTCCTATCTCGGCCCTTTGGTAGTATGAAAACCTTTAAGATCTTTGTTCAATTAAGTGTTGTTAAAGATTTAATgttagagtgactaaaataaacacaccttaaaaattaagtcACCAACTGGatagtttattctttttatCCTAAAACAGTGATGAATtactaaacaaacaaatattttagttaaaaaaataagcaaatatcttttttcttaaaatgaatCCTCATTGCTGTTGAAAGGCCATTTTGTCCACAAATACCAAAAATATCTATCTTCAATCAATTCATCGGTTTCTTAGCATTGCGCAACACTGCAACTCCCACCCGCCTTCTTTCACTCTCACACTACATATGGGGTTGGCTTCAGCCACCACcatctcctcctcctcctcctcctccttgcTCTCCGCCTCCCTATGCCCTGCCAGAAGAGGCTTTCTTCCGCCCTGCCATCATCACTTCTTCTTCCTCTCAACTTTTGTACGGTTCAATCATTTTTTATCCCTTTTCAGCTctctttatattatttaataattgtatcCAACTGTGTCCGACTGAACTTGAAAACCAAagctaaaataaaactttgttaGGGACAATGTGTTTGGTTTCTTTTATCACAAAGAAATAGAGAATTAGACATCAATTAGGGAAAGGCTTAAGGCTTAGGGATTGATTGCATATCCTTGTAATTTTTCATCCAACAAGACAAACCCTTTTACcttgtttaatgttttaatatccAAAAAAACTATGAGGCCATGCAGTTGTTTCTCAAATTGATCATATATAAGTAACTGACTATAAAGTTTCAGTTTATGTTCAGAGTAAATGCAATTTGAATTGGAAAAGATCATCAGGAAAGAAGAGAGGTGAAAGAGTAAGGTGTAGTGCAGTGGGAGTGGGAGTGGGAGTGGAAGATGAAGCATGTGAATTAGTGAATGGAGTTGAGCTTTCAATTGGGGAAGGAGATGATAACATCCAAGCTTATCTCTTTAAGGCAGTGAAGAACAATAATGGAGCAGGTGTTTTGCTTTTATCTGATATCTTTGGGTTTCAAGATTCAGCCACAAGAGATTTTGCATACCAAGTTGCCTGCCATGGTTACAAGTATGATTCTTAACCTTGTAACCCCTTAAGtcttattttatttgcttattgaCCCTTCTTTCCATTATATGGCTGTGAACCTGTGAACTCTACTTAGATTTGAGGTGTGTATTAATTCTTCCTTTTTGTTTACTCATATTCTTATATGAAACTGCAGTGTCCTTGTTCCAGACCTATTTCGTGGTGACCCCTGGGAAAAGGGCCGACCAAAACCAATGTTTGAACAATGGCTGGCTAGCCAAGACCCTCAGAGGGTTGCAAATGACATAGCAACCTCAACAAAATGGATGGTTGATGAATTTAGAGCTGCAGGAATTTCAAAGAAACTTGGTATCATTGGATTTTGCTTTGGAGGTGGCCGTGTGATCGATGTTTTAGCCGCTGACCAGGGTGCTTGTTTTAGCACTGCTGTCTCATTCTATGGGACCAGGATGGATCTGGCAGCGGCATCTAAAATAAAGGTGCCTGTGTTGTTCATTTCAGGGGATGATGACCTACTCTGTCCGATTGGTGTTTTGAGCAAGTTTGAGAAGATCATTGGCAACGGCTCTAGGGTTGTAATCTTCGAAGGAAGAGGTCATGCCTTTGCCCATCGACCAGGATCTACAGAAGAGGATGCAGATGCTGAGCAGGCATTTACCTTGATGAGGAATTGGCTTCATGATGGCCTACTCGTAAACAGTTGAGCGCATCTATGTTCATTGGTTATCTTACAGGGTGCTTAAGGTAGAATTGGTGCATCTTTCTGGCAATACTCTGAACAAGCAATTTGTTCTTGAGGATGCTCATGCCCATTGATGTATATACGCTAATTAATGTcgtttttcatctcttttataTTACAAGAATTTTCAGGATAACCTTTTTAACTTTTGGGGGTTTAATTCATGATTGTGAAT
The nucleotide sequence above comes from Gossypium raimondii isolate GPD5lz chromosome 13, ASM2569854v1, whole genome shotgun sequence. Encoded proteins:
- the LOC105783230 gene encoding uncharacterized protein LOC105783230 isoform X1 — translated: MGLASATTISSSSSSSLLSASLCPARRGFLPPCHHHFFFLSTFSKCNLNWKRSSGKKRGERVRCSAVGVGVGVEDEACELVNGVELSIGEGDDNIQAYLFKAVKNNNGAGVLLLSDIFGFQDSATRDFAYQVACHGYNVLVPDLFRGDPWEKGRPKPMFEQWLASQDPQRVANDIATSTKWMVDEFRAAGISKKLGIIGFCFGGGRVIDVLAADQGACFSTAVSFYGTRMDLAAASKIKVPVLFISGDDDLLCPIGVLSKFEKIIGNGSRVVIFEGRGHAFAHRPGSTEEDADAEQAFTLMRNWLHDGLLVNS
- the LOC105783230 gene encoding uncharacterized protein LOC105783230 isoform X2, translating into MPCQKRLSSALPSSLLLPLNFFYVQSKCNLNWKRSSGKKRGERVRCSAVGVGVGVEDEACELVNGVELSIGEGDDNIQAYLFKAVKNNNGAGVLLLSDIFGFQDSATRDFAYQVACHGYNVLVPDLFRGDPWEKGRPKPMFEQWLASQDPQRVANDIATSTKWMVDEFRAAGISKKLGIIGFCFGGGRVIDVLAADQGACFSTAVSFYGTRMDLAAASKIKVPVLFISGDDDLLCPIGVLSKFEKIIGNGSRVVIFEGRGHAFAHRPGSTEEDADAEQAFTLMRNWLHDGLLVNS